Proteins from one Candidatus Krumholzibacteriia bacterium genomic window:
- a CDS encoding MBL fold metallo-hydrolase: MFRIESLVVGPFQSNCHIVACGETGEAVIFDAGDEAPRILAAVEEMGVTVKAVVNTHAHLDHVAGLAGVVDALGVPVFMHRADEPVYQAVGPQAQMFGLPVPRTVPIQRWLEEGDTVNIGNLRGEVMLMPGHTPGHIIVLFVGETPPRVVVGDVLFQGSIGRTDLPGGDHETMMRTLERFLPMADDTVVHCGHGPDTTIGEEKRWNPFLAPIARRG; this comes from the coding sequence ATGTTCCGCATCGAGTCTCTCGTGGTGGGCCCGTTCCAGAGCAACTGTCACATCGTGGCGTGCGGCGAAACCGGCGAGGCGGTCATTTTTGACGCCGGCGACGAGGCGCCGCGCATCCTGGCCGCGGTGGAGGAGATGGGTGTCACGGTGAAGGCGGTCGTCAACACCCACGCGCACCTCGACCACGTGGCGGGTCTGGCGGGGGTGGTCGACGCCCTCGGCGTGCCGGTGTTCATGCACCGCGCCGACGAGCCCGTCTACCAGGCTGTGGGGCCGCAGGCGCAGATGTTCGGCCTGCCGGTGCCGCGCACCGTCCCCATCCAGCGCTGGCTGGAGGAGGGGGACACTGTCAATATCGGGAATCTGCGTGGCGAGGTGATGCTGATGCCGGGCCACACCCCGGGTCACATCATCGTGTTGTTTGTCGGCGAGACCCCGCCGCGCGTGGTCGTGGGTGACGTGCTCTTCCAGGGGAGTATCGGACGCACGGACCTCCCTGGCGGCGATCACGAGACCATGATGCGAACCCTCGAGCGCTTCCTCCCCATGGCAGACGATACCGTGGTCCACTGCGGCCACGGCCCCGACACCACCATTGGCGAAGAGAAGCGCTGGAACCCCTTCCTCGCGCCCATTGCTCGTCGCGGCTAG
- a CDS encoding PD-(D/E)XK nuclease family protein yields the protein MGQVLKNTFAWSVSRDRTFRECPRQYWFSHYGFWSGWEWGSDERTREIYVLKQLKSRPMWVGEVVHECIRHSLENLARGIPVLPVERILEITRNRMREDFVSSRDGRYHDNPKHDCGLFEHEYRRPVTDEQWRDTADQVDRCLLNFYHSEVWDQLQRTAPADFLEVERLSHFLLDGVKVHVKLDCAIREPDHVIVWDWKTGRREGSDARLQLACYAFYLHQAYGIPIHRVHMRRFELSQGAVHTRTIAERELDQILDYVRGSIADMRALLDDPENNRATEDRFARVERREACLRCNFLKVCGPAIDTTP from the coding sequence ATGGGTCAGGTCCTCAAGAACACGTTCGCGTGGTCGGTGTCGCGCGACCGCACCTTCCGCGAATGCCCCCGCCAGTACTGGTTCTCGCACTACGGCTTCTGGAGCGGCTGGGAGTGGGGTTCGGACGAGCGCACGCGCGAGATCTACGTGCTCAAGCAGCTCAAGTCGCGGCCCATGTGGGTGGGCGAGGTGGTCCACGAGTGCATCCGCCATTCGCTGGAGAATCTCGCCCGTGGCATCCCGGTGCTCCCGGTGGAGCGCATCCTGGAGATCACGCGCAACCGCATGCGCGAGGACTTCGTGTCGTCTCGCGACGGCCGCTACCACGACAACCCCAAACACGACTGCGGCCTCTTCGAGCACGAGTACCGCCGGCCGGTCACCGACGAGCAGTGGCGCGACACCGCCGACCAGGTGGACCGCTGCCTGCTCAACTTCTACCATTCCGAGGTCTGGGATCAGCTTCAGCGGACAGCCCCGGCGGACTTCCTGGAGGTCGAGCGCCTGTCGCACTTCCTCCTCGACGGGGTCAAGGTGCACGTGAAGCTGGACTGCGCCATCCGCGAACCCGACCACGTCATCGTATGGGACTGGAAGACCGGGCGCCGTGAGGGGTCCGACGCGCGCCTGCAGCTGGCCTGCTACGCCTTCTACCTCCACCAGGCCTATGGAATCCCCATTCACCGCGTACACATGCGGCGCTTCGAGTTGTCGCAGGGCGCGGTGCACACGCGCACCATCGCGGAGCGGGAACTCGACCAGATCCTGGACTACGTGCGCGGGAGCATCGCCGACATGCGCGCGCTCCTGGACGACCCGGAGAACAACCGGGCCACCGAAGATCGCTTTGCCCGCGTAGAAAGGCGCGAGGCCTGCCTTCGCTGCAACTTCCTCAAGGTCTGCGGGCCGGCCATCGACACCACCCCCTGA